In the genome of Sebastes umbrosus isolate fSebUmb1 chromosome 14, fSebUmb1.pri, whole genome shotgun sequence, one region contains:
- the LOC119501444 gene encoding uncharacterized protein LOC119501444 isoform X2 codes for MQRTNMSAARKELQKALCCYTADTLIYIDTVREFCERRPEWMLGREKESHMMLDIKDRADSIGHVTQSKNRGEAFLKYMKSKVTQVTADSRRAELEKELAAVLKDTLRGLEKLHSFLDAVENLAVTSLHVFTEENQALHLPEGISLEQVQVVITAARKICHLLLKFKRDTSVFFLPKLQNVEVLSYQLDRYIKTTQKICEKLEKSSFSDFCLNMNTKTLVDFDVDLSEDEIQRMFHHINQLDEIRMNQSFRTVFLFQEEPCSGFISEFSDRKPRMLQFLENLEENAVQLDRMNKGAKISSVAGSSVGAAGGVLSIIGLALIPVTAGASLILTMTGLGLGITSGVNSLVTTVTEVVVNHKHKEKANETFQSFMENVQCLQDCLEEVTKRETSQIDVVVGIGKLFGNVCATGKAIDGIVDAASAYILTTEELAVSAGRVALQEGKALRNVPRMAADIPDIGQAAAKAPLALSNSARAGFIGLNALFIGMDVFFICKDSISLAKGSETEDSQFIRARAALWRSEIDSWQKIHDFLCKGQLTSKENKAVLETPFYPEREMKKELQEALCCYTADTLIYIDTVREFCERSPEWMLGREKELHMMVDIKDRADSIGLKIGHVTQSENKGKAFLKYMKSKVTLLTAASRRAELEKELAAVLKDTLSGLEKLHCFLDAVENLAVTSLHVFMEENQGLHLPEGISLEQVQVVITAARKICHLLLKFKSDTSVFFLPKLQNVEVLSYQLNRYIKTTQKICEKLEKSSFSDFCLNLNDETLVDIDVDLSEDDIQRMFHHINQLDEIRLNQSFRTVFLFQEEPCSDFISEFSERKPRMLQSLEDLEENAVQLDRMNMGAKISSVAGSSVRAAGGVISIVGLALGPVTAGASLVLTMTGLGLGITSRVNSAVTTATEVGVNHKHQKKASETFQSFMEDMQCLQDCLEEVTIRKTSQIDVVVGVGIVLGKAGYDIRNLVQKVSAFKKLKTEELAVSAGRGAVQEEKALRNVPRVAADIPDIGQAEAKGPLARSNSVSVSTITFSALFLGMDVFSICKDSISLGKGSETEISQFIRARAALWRLEMDSWQKIHDFLCEGQLTSKENKAFLEMPFYPEREMKKLGETEMEIPFDEVDEK; via the exons ATGCAGAGGACAAACATGTCTGCTGCAAG aAAAGAACTACAGAAGGCCTTGTGCTGCTACACCGCAGATACCCTCATCTACATCGACACAGTGAGAGAGTTCTGTGAGAGGAGACCTGAATGGATGCttgggagggagaaagagtcgCACATGATGTTGGACATCAAAGATAGGGCTGACAGCATCGGCCATGTTACCCAGTCAAAGAACAGAGGTGAGGCCTTTTTGAAATATATGAAGAGCAAGGTGACCCAGGTGACTGCAGACAGCAGACGTGCAGAGTTGGAGAAGGAGCTGGCTGCTGTGCTGAAGGACACTCTGAGAGGCCTGGAGAAGCTCCACAGCTTCCTGGATGCAGTGGAGAATCTGGCGGTCACCTCGCTCCATGTGTTCACAGAGGAGAACCAGGCGTTACATTTGCCAGAAGGGATCAGCCTCGAACAAGTTCAGGTTGTCATCACTGCTGCACGGAAAATCTGCCATCTCCTCCTCAAGTTTAAAAGAGATACAAGTGTCTTCTTCCTTCCCAAACTTCAGAATGTGGAAGTGCTGTCATATCAGCTGGACAGATACATCAAGACCACCCAGAAAATCTGTGAGAAGTTAGAGAAAAG CTCCTTCAGTGACTTTTGCCTGAATATGAACACCAAAACTCTGGTAGACTTTGATGTGGATTTGTCTGAAGATGAGATACAAAGGATGTTTCATCACATTAATCAGCTTGATGAAATCAG GATGAACCAGAGCTTCCGGACGGTGTTCCTGTTTCAGGAGGAACCATGTTCTGGCTTCATCAGTGAGTTCAGCGACCGAAAGCCCAGGATGCTGCAGTTTCTAGAAAACCTGGAGGAGAATGCTGTTCAGCTAGACAGGATGAATAAGGGGGCAAAGATCTCCAGTGTGGCAGGCAGCTCGGTAGGGGCAGCTGGAGGTGTGCTTTCCATCATTGGTTTGGCATTAATTCCTGTAACAGCTGGAGCGTCTCTAATTCTGACAATGACTGGGTTGGGGCTGGGAATTACCAGCGGAGTCAACAGTTTAGTCACCACCGTCACAGAGGTTGTCGTGAACCATAAACATAAAGAGAAAGCCAATGAGACCTTCCAGAGCTTCATGGAGAATGTGCAGTGTCTCCAGGATTGTCTGGAGGAGGTCACCAAAAGGGAAACGAGCCAGATAGATGTGGTTGTGGGAATAGGCAAGTTGTTTGGTAACGTTTGTGCTACTGGGAAGGCTATCGATGGAATTGTTGATGCTGCCTCAGCTTATATTTTAACAACTGAGGAGCTGGCTGTTAGTGCTGGCAGAGTGGCATTGCAGGAAGGAAAAGCATTACGTAACGTACCCAGGATGGCGGCAGATATCCCAGATATTGGTCAGGCAGCAGCCAAAGCGCCTCTCGCCCTCTCCAACTCAGCAAGAGCCGGTTTCATCGGGCTCAACGCTCTCTTCATCGGCATGGATGTCTTCTTCATCTGTAAAGACAGCATCAGTCTGGCCAAAGGCAGCGAGACTGAAGACTCTCAGTTCATCAGAGCCAGAGCTGCACTCTGGCGTTCGGAGATTGACTCATGGCAGAAGATCCATGACTTCCTGTGCAAAGGTCAGCTGACATCAAAGGAAAACAAAGCTGTCCTGGAGACGCCATTTTAtccagagagggagatgaa AAAAGAACTACAGGAGGCCTTGTGCTGCTACACCGCAGATACCCTCATCTACATCGACACAGTGAGAGAGTTCTGTGAGAGGAGCCCTGAATGGATGCttgggagggagaaagagttgCACATGATGGTGGACATCAAAGATAGGGCTGACAGCATCGGCCTAAAAATCGGCCATGTTACCCAGTCAGAGAACAAAGGTAAGGCCTTTTTGAAATATATGAAGAGCAAGGTGACCCTGTTGACTGCAGCCAGCAGACGTGCAGAACTGGAGAAGGAGCTGGCTGCTGTGCTGAAGGACACTCTGAGTGGCCTGGAGAAGCTCCACTGCTTCCTGGATGCAGTGGAGAATCTGGCGGTCACCTCACTCCATGTGTTCATGGAGGAGAACCAGGGGTTACATTTGCCAGAAGGGATCAGCCTCGAACAAGTTCAGGTTGTCATCACTGCTGCACGGAAAATCTGCCATCTCCTCCTCAAGTTTAAAAGCGATACAAGTGTCTTCTTCCTTCCCAAACTTCAGAATGTGGAAGTGCTGTCATATCAGCTGAACAGATACATCAAGACCACCCAGAAAATCTGTGAGAAGTTAGAGAAAAG CTCCTTCAGTGACTTTTGCCTGAATTTGAACGACGAAACTCTGGTAGACATCGATGTGGATTTGTCTGAAGATGACATACAAAGGATGTTTCATCACATTAATCAGCTTGATGAAATCAG GTTGAACCAGAGCTTCCGGACGGTGTTCCTGTTTCAGGAGGAACCATGTTCTGACTTCATCAGTGAGTTCAGCGAGCGAAAGCCCAGGATGCTGCAGTCTCTAGAAGACCTGGAGGAGAATGCTGTTCAGCTAGACAGGATGAATATGGGGGCAAAGATCTCCAGTGTGGCAGGCAGCTCGGTGAGGGCAGCTGGAGGTGTGATTTCCATCGTTGGTTTGGCATTAGGTCCTGTAACAGCTGGAGCGTCTCTAGTTCTGACAATGACTGGTTTGGGGCTGGGAATTACTAGCAGAGTCAACAGTGCCGTCACCACCGCCACAGAGGTTGGCGTGAACCATAAACATCAAAAGAAAGCCAGTGAGACCTTCCAGAGCTTCATGGAGGATATGCAGTGTCTCCAGGATTGTCTGGAGGAGGTCACCATTAGGAAAACGAGCCAGATAGATGTGGTTGTGGGAGTAGGCATTGTGCTTGGTAAAGCTGGGTATGATATCCGAAATCTTGTTCAAAAGGTCTCAGCCTTTAAGAAGTTAAAAACTGAGGAGCTGGCTGTAAGTGCTGGCAGAGGGGCAGTGCAGGAAGAAAAAGCATTACGTAACGTGCCCAGGGTGGCGGCAGATATCCCAGATATTGGTCAGGCAGAAGCCAAAGGGCCTCTTGCCCGCTCCAACTCAGTCAGTGTCAGTACCATCACGTTCAGCGCTCTCTTCCTCGGCATGGATGTCTTCTCCATCTGTAAAGACAGCATTAGTCTGGGCAAAGGCAGCGAGACTGAAATCTCTCAGTTCATCAGAGCCAGAGCTGCACTCTGGCGTTTGGAGATGGACTCATGGCAGAAGATACATGACTTCCTGTGTGAAGGTCAGCTGACATCAAAGGAAAACAAAGCTTTCCTGGAGATGCCATTTTAtccagagagggagatgaagaaactCGGAGAAACAGAAATGGAAATTCCATTTGATGAAGTGGATGAAAAGTGA
- the LOC119501444 gene encoding uncharacterized protein LOC119501444 isoform X3, with the protein MERTNMSAARKELQKALCCYTADTLIYIDTVREFCERRPEWMLGREKESHMMLDIKDRADSIGHVTQSKNRGEAFLKYMKSKVTQVTADSRRAELEKELAAVLKDTLRGLEKLHSFLDAVENLAVTSLHVFTEENQALHLPEGISLEQVQVVITAARKICHLLLKFKRDTSVFFLPKLQNVEVLSYQLDRYIKTTQKICEKLEKSSFSDFCLNMNTKTLVDFDVDLSEDEIQRMFHHINQLDEIRMNQSFRTVFLFQEEPCSGFISEFSDRKPRMLQFLENLEENAVQLDRMNKGAKISSVAGSSVGAAGGVLSIIGLALIPVTAGASLILTMTGLGLGITSGVNSLVTTVTEVVVNHKHKEKANETFQSFMENVQCLQDCLEEVTKRETSQIDVVVGIGKLFGNVCATGKAIDGIVDAASAYILTTEELAVSAGRVALQEGKALRNVPRMAADIPDIGQAAAKAPLALSNSARAGFIGLNALFIGMDVFFICKDSISLAKGSETEDSQFIRARAALWRSEIDSWQKIHDFLCKGQLTSKENKAVLETPFYPEREMKKELQEALCCYTADTLIYIDTVREFCERSPEWMLGREKELHMMVDIKDRADSIGLKIGHVTQSENKGKAFLKYMKSKVTLLTAASRRAELEKELAAVLKDTLSGLEKLHCFLDAVENLAVTSLHVFMEENQGLHLPEGISLEQVQVVITAARKICHLLLKFKSDTSVFFLPKLQNVEVLSYQLNRYIKTTQKICEKLEKSSFSDFCLNLNDETLVDIDVDLSEDDIQRMFHHINQLDEIRLNQSFRTVFLFQEEPCSDFISEFSERKPRMLQSLEDLEENAVQLDRMNMGAKISSVAGSSVRAAGGVISIVGLALGPVTAGASLVLTMTGLGLGITSRVNSAVTTATEVGVNHKHQKKASETFQSFMEDMQCLQDCLEEVTIRKTSQIDVVVGVGIVLGKAGYDIRNLVQKVSAFKKLKTEELAVSAGRGAVQEEKALRNVPRVAADIPDIGQAEAKGPLARSNSVSVSTITFSALFLGMDVFSICKDSISLGKGSETEISQFIRARAALWRLEMDSWQKIHDFLCEGQLTSKENKAFLEMPFYPEREMKKLGETEMEIPFDEVDEK; encoded by the exons ATGGAGAGGACAAACATGTCTGCTGCAAG aAAAGAACTACAGAAGGCCTTGTGCTGCTACACCGCAGATACCCTCATCTACATCGACACAGTGAGAGAGTTCTGTGAGAGGAGACCTGAATGGATGCttgggagggagaaagagtcgCACATGATGTTGGACATCAAAGATAGGGCTGACAGCATCGGCCATGTTACCCAGTCAAAGAACAGAGGTGAGGCCTTTTTGAAATATATGAAGAGCAAGGTGACCCAGGTGACTGCAGACAGCAGACGTGCAGAGTTGGAGAAGGAGCTGGCTGCTGTGCTGAAGGACACTCTGAGAGGCCTGGAGAAGCTCCACAGCTTCCTGGATGCAGTGGAGAATCTGGCGGTCACCTCGCTCCATGTGTTCACAGAGGAGAACCAGGCGTTACATTTGCCAGAAGGGATCAGCCTCGAACAAGTTCAGGTTGTCATCACTGCTGCACGGAAAATCTGCCATCTCCTCCTCAAGTTTAAAAGAGATACAAGTGTCTTCTTCCTTCCCAAACTTCAGAATGTGGAAGTGCTGTCATATCAGCTGGACAGATACATCAAGACCACCCAGAAAATCTGTGAGAAGTTAGAGAAAAG CTCCTTCAGTGACTTTTGCCTGAATATGAACACCAAAACTCTGGTAGACTTTGATGTGGATTTGTCTGAAGATGAGATACAAAGGATGTTTCATCACATTAATCAGCTTGATGAAATCAG GATGAACCAGAGCTTCCGGACGGTGTTCCTGTTTCAGGAGGAACCATGTTCTGGCTTCATCAGTGAGTTCAGCGACCGAAAGCCCAGGATGCTGCAGTTTCTAGAAAACCTGGAGGAGAATGCTGTTCAGCTAGACAGGATGAATAAGGGGGCAAAGATCTCCAGTGTGGCAGGCAGCTCGGTAGGGGCAGCTGGAGGTGTGCTTTCCATCATTGGTTTGGCATTAATTCCTGTAACAGCTGGAGCGTCTCTAATTCTGACAATGACTGGGTTGGGGCTGGGAATTACCAGCGGAGTCAACAGTTTAGTCACCACCGTCACAGAGGTTGTCGTGAACCATAAACATAAAGAGAAAGCCAATGAGACCTTCCAGAGCTTCATGGAGAATGTGCAGTGTCTCCAGGATTGTCTGGAGGAGGTCACCAAAAGGGAAACGAGCCAGATAGATGTGGTTGTGGGAATAGGCAAGTTGTTTGGTAACGTTTGTGCTACTGGGAAGGCTATCGATGGAATTGTTGATGCTGCCTCAGCTTATATTTTAACAACTGAGGAGCTGGCTGTTAGTGCTGGCAGAGTGGCATTGCAGGAAGGAAAAGCATTACGTAACGTACCCAGGATGGCGGCAGATATCCCAGATATTGGTCAGGCAGCAGCCAAAGCGCCTCTCGCCCTCTCCAACTCAGCAAGAGCCGGTTTCATCGGGCTCAACGCTCTCTTCATCGGCATGGATGTCTTCTTCATCTGTAAAGACAGCATCAGTCTGGCCAAAGGCAGCGAGACTGAAGACTCTCAGTTCATCAGAGCCAGAGCTGCACTCTGGCGTTCGGAGATTGACTCATGGCAGAAGATCCATGACTTCCTGTGCAAAGGTCAGCTGACATCAAAGGAAAACAAAGCTGTCCTGGAGACGCCATTTTAtccagagagggagatgaa AAAAGAACTACAGGAGGCCTTGTGCTGCTACACCGCAGATACCCTCATCTACATCGACACAGTGAGAGAGTTCTGTGAGAGGAGCCCTGAATGGATGCttgggagggagaaagagttgCACATGATGGTGGACATCAAAGATAGGGCTGACAGCATCGGCCTAAAAATCGGCCATGTTACCCAGTCAGAGAACAAAGGTAAGGCCTTTTTGAAATATATGAAGAGCAAGGTGACCCTGTTGACTGCAGCCAGCAGACGTGCAGAACTGGAGAAGGAGCTGGCTGCTGTGCTGAAGGACACTCTGAGTGGCCTGGAGAAGCTCCACTGCTTCCTGGATGCAGTGGAGAATCTGGCGGTCACCTCACTCCATGTGTTCATGGAGGAGAACCAGGGGTTACATTTGCCAGAAGGGATCAGCCTCGAACAAGTTCAGGTTGTCATCACTGCTGCACGGAAAATCTGCCATCTCCTCCTCAAGTTTAAAAGCGATACAAGTGTCTTCTTCCTTCCCAAACTTCAGAATGTGGAAGTGCTGTCATATCAGCTGAACAGATACATCAAGACCACCCAGAAAATCTGTGAGAAGTTAGAGAAAAG CTCCTTCAGTGACTTTTGCCTGAATTTGAACGACGAAACTCTGGTAGACATCGATGTGGATTTGTCTGAAGATGACATACAAAGGATGTTTCATCACATTAATCAGCTTGATGAAATCAG GTTGAACCAGAGCTTCCGGACGGTGTTCCTGTTTCAGGAGGAACCATGTTCTGACTTCATCAGTGAGTTCAGCGAGCGAAAGCCCAGGATGCTGCAGTCTCTAGAAGACCTGGAGGAGAATGCTGTTCAGCTAGACAGGATGAATATGGGGGCAAAGATCTCCAGTGTGGCAGGCAGCTCGGTGAGGGCAGCTGGAGGTGTGATTTCCATCGTTGGTTTGGCATTAGGTCCTGTAACAGCTGGAGCGTCTCTAGTTCTGACAATGACTGGTTTGGGGCTGGGAATTACTAGCAGAGTCAACAGTGCCGTCACCACCGCCACAGAGGTTGGCGTGAACCATAAACATCAAAAGAAAGCCAGTGAGACCTTCCAGAGCTTCATGGAGGATATGCAGTGTCTCCAGGATTGTCTGGAGGAGGTCACCATTAGGAAAACGAGCCAGATAGATGTGGTTGTGGGAGTAGGCATTGTGCTTGGTAAAGCTGGGTATGATATCCGAAATCTTGTTCAAAAGGTCTCAGCCTTTAAGAAGTTAAAAACTGAGGAGCTGGCTGTAAGTGCTGGCAGAGGGGCAGTGCAGGAAGAAAAAGCATTACGTAACGTGCCCAGGGTGGCGGCAGATATCCCAGATATTGGTCAGGCAGAAGCCAAAGGGCCTCTTGCCCGCTCCAACTCAGTCAGTGTCAGTACCATCACGTTCAGCGCTCTCTTCCTCGGCATGGATGTCTTCTCCATCTGTAAAGACAGCATTAGTCTGGGCAAAGGCAGCGAGACTGAAATCTCTCAGTTCATCAGAGCCAGAGCTGCACTCTGGCGTTTGGAGATGGACTCATGGCAGAAGATACATGACTTCCTGTGTGAAGGTCAGCTGACATCAAAGGAAAACAAAGCTTTCCTGGAGATGCCATTTTAtccagagagggagatgaagaaactCGGAGAAACAGAAATGGAAATTCCATTTGATGAAGTGGATGAAAAGTGA
- the LOC119501444 gene encoding uncharacterized protein LOC119501444 isoform X1 encodes MERTNMSAARKELQKALCCYTADTLIYIDTVREFCERSPEWMLGREKEFHMMVDIKDRADSIVLKIGHVTQSENKGKAFLKYMKSKVTADSRRAELEKELAAVLKDTLGGLQKLHSFLDAVENLAVTSLHVFMEENLALHLPKGISLEQVQVVITAAREICPLLVEFKRDTSVFFLPKLQNVEVLSYQLDRYIQTTQTICEKLEKSSFSDFCLNMNDETLVDLDVDLSEDDLQRMLHHINQLDEIRMNQSFRTVFLFQEEPCSGFISEFSDRKPRMLQFLENLEENAVQLDRMNKGAKISSVAGSSVGAAGGVLSIIGLALIPVTAGASLILTMTGLGLGITSGVNSLVTTVTEVVVNHKHKEKANETFQSFMENVQCLQDCLEEVTKRETSQIDVVVGIGKLFGNVCATGKAIDGIVDAASAYILTTEELAVSAGRVALQEGKALRNVPRMAADIPDIGQAAAKAPLALSNSARAGFIGLNALFIGMDVFFICKDSISLAKGSETEDSQFIRARAALWRSEIDSWQKIHDFLCKGQLTSKENKAVLETPFYPEREMKKELQEALCCYTADTLIYIDTVREFCERSPEWMLGREKELHMMVDIKDRADSIGLKIGHVTQSENKGKAFLKYMKSKVTLLTAASRRAELEKELAAVLKDTLSGLEKLHCFLDAVENLAVTSLHVFMEENQGLHLPEGISLEQVQVVITAARKICHLLLKFKSDTSVFFLPKLQNVEVLSYQLNRYIKTTQKICEKLEKSSFSDFCLNLNDETLVDIDVDLSEDDIQRMFHHINQLDEIRLNQSFRTVFLFQEEPCSDFISEFSERKPRMLQSLEDLEENAVQLDRMNMGAKISSVAGSSVRAAGGVISIVGLALGPVTAGASLVLTMTGLGLGITSRVNSAVTTATEVGVNHKHQKKASETFQSFMEDMQCLQDCLEEVTIRKTSQIDVVVGVGIVLGKAGYDIRNLVQKVSAFKKLKTEELAVSAGRGAVQEEKALRNVPRVAADIPDIGQAEAKGPLARSNSVSVSTITFSALFLGMDVFSICKDSISLGKGSETEISQFIRARAALWRLEMDSWQKIHDFLCEGQLTSKENKAFLEMPFYPEREMKKLGETEMEIPFDEVDEK; translated from the exons ATGGAGAGGACAAACATGTCTGCTGCAAG aaaagAACTACAGAAGGCCTTGTGCTGCTACACCGCAGATACCCTCATCTACATCGACACAGTGAGAGAGTTCTGTGAGAGGAGCCCTGAATGGATGCttgggagggagaaagagtttCACATGATGGTGGACATCAAAGATAGGGCTGACAGCATCGTCCTAAAAATCGGCCATGTTACCCAGTCAGAGAACAAAGGTAAGGCCTTTTTGAAATATATGAAGAGCAAGGTGACTGCAGACAGCAGACGTGCAGAGTTGGAGAAGGAGCTGGCAGCTGTGCTGAAGGACACTCTGGGAGGCCTGCAGAAGCTCCACAGCTTCCTGGATGCAGTGGAGAATCTGGCGGTCACCTCACTCCATGTGTTCATGGAGGAGAACCTGGCGTTACATTTGCCAAAAGGGATCAGCCTCGAACAAGTTCAGGTTGTCATCACTGCTGCACGGGAAATCTGCCCTCTCCTCGTCGAGTTTAAAAGAGATACAAGTGTCTTCTTCCTTCCCAAACTTCAGAATGTGGAAGTGCTGTCATATCAGCTGGACAGATACATCCAGACCACCCAGACAATCTGTGAGAAGTTAGAGAAAAG CTCCTTCAGTGACTTTTGCCTGAATATGAACGACGAAACTCTGGTAGACCTCGATGTGGATTTGTCTGAAGATGACTTACAAAGGATGCTTCATCACATTAATCAGCTTGATGAAATCAG GATGAACCAGAGCTTCCGGACGGTGTTCCTGTTTCAGGAGGAACCATGTTCTGGCTTCATCAGTGAGTTCAGCGACCGAAAGCCCAGGATGCTGCAGTTTCTAGAAAACCTGGAGGAGAATGCTGTTCAGCTAGACAGGATGAATAAGGGGGCAAAGATCTCCAGTGTGGCAGGCAGCTCGGTAGGGGCAGCTGGAGGTGTGCTTTCCATCATTGGTTTGGCATTAATTCCTGTAACAGCTGGAGCGTCTCTAATTCTGACAATGACTGGGTTGGGGCTGGGAATTACCAGCGGAGTCAACAGTTTAGTCACCACCGTCACAGAGGTTGTCGTGAACCATAAACATAAAGAGAAAGCCAATGAGACCTTCCAGAGCTTCATGGAGAATGTGCAGTGTCTCCAGGATTGTCTGGAGGAGGTCACCAAAAGGGAAACGAGCCAGATAGATGTGGTTGTGGGAATAGGCAAGTTGTTTGGTAACGTTTGTGCTACTGGGAAGGCTATCGATGGAATTGTTGATGCTGCCTCAGCTTATATTTTAACAACTGAGGAGCTGGCTGTTAGTGCTGGCAGAGTGGCATTGCAGGAAGGAAAAGCATTACGTAACGTACCCAGGATGGCGGCAGATATCCCAGATATTGGTCAGGCAGCAGCCAAAGCGCCTCTCGCCCTCTCCAACTCAGCAAGAGCCGGTTTCATCGGGCTCAACGCTCTCTTCATCGGCATGGATGTCTTCTTCATCTGTAAAGACAGCATCAGTCTGGCCAAAGGCAGCGAGACTGAAGACTCTCAGTTCATCAGAGCCAGAGCTGCACTCTGGCGTTCGGAGATTGACTCATGGCAGAAGATCCATGACTTCCTGTGCAAAGGTCAGCTGACATCAAAGGAAAACAAAGCTGTCCTGGAGACGCCATTTTAtccagagagggagatgaa AAAAGAACTACAGGAGGCCTTGTGCTGCTACACCGCAGATACCCTCATCTACATCGACACAGTGAGAGAGTTCTGTGAGAGGAGCCCTGAATGGATGCttgggagggagaaagagttgCACATGATGGTGGACATCAAAGATAGGGCTGACAGCATCGGCCTAAAAATCGGCCATGTTACCCAGTCAGAGAACAAAGGTAAGGCCTTTTTGAAATATATGAAGAGCAAGGTGACCCTGTTGACTGCAGCCAGCAGACGTGCAGAACTGGAGAAGGAGCTGGCTGCTGTGCTGAAGGACACTCTGAGTGGCCTGGAGAAGCTCCACTGCTTCCTGGATGCAGTGGAGAATCTGGCGGTCACCTCACTCCATGTGTTCATGGAGGAGAACCAGGGGTTACATTTGCCAGAAGGGATCAGCCTCGAACAAGTTCAGGTTGTCATCACTGCTGCACGGAAAATCTGCCATCTCCTCCTCAAGTTTAAAAGCGATACAAGTGTCTTCTTCCTTCCCAAACTTCAGAATGTGGAAGTGCTGTCATATCAGCTGAACAGATACATCAAGACCACCCAGAAAATCTGTGAGAAGTTAGAGAAAAG CTCCTTCAGTGACTTTTGCCTGAATTTGAACGACGAAACTCTGGTAGACATCGATGTGGATTTGTCTGAAGATGACATACAAAGGATGTTTCATCACATTAATCAGCTTGATGAAATCAG GTTGAACCAGAGCTTCCGGACGGTGTTCCTGTTTCAGGAGGAACCATGTTCTGACTTCATCAGTGAGTTCAGCGAGCGAAAGCCCAGGATGCTGCAGTCTCTAGAAGACCTGGAGGAGAATGCTGTTCAGCTAGACAGGATGAATATGGGGGCAAAGATCTCCAGTGTGGCAGGCAGCTCGGTGAGGGCAGCTGGAGGTGTGATTTCCATCGTTGGTTTGGCATTAGGTCCTGTAACAGCTGGAGCGTCTCTAGTTCTGACAATGACTGGTTTGGGGCTGGGAATTACTAGCAGAGTCAACAGTGCCGTCACCACCGCCACAGAGGTTGGCGTGAACCATAAACATCAAAAGAAAGCCAGTGAGACCTTCCAGAGCTTCATGGAGGATATGCAGTGTCTCCAGGATTGTCTGGAGGAGGTCACCATTAGGAAAACGAGCCAGATAGATGTGGTTGTGGGAGTAGGCATTGTGCTTGGTAAAGCTGGGTATGATATCCGAAATCTTGTTCAAAAGGTCTCAGCCTTTAAGAAGTTAAAAACTGAGGAGCTGGCTGTAAGTGCTGGCAGAGGGGCAGTGCAGGAAGAAAAAGCATTACGTAACGTGCCCAGGGTGGCGGCAGATATCCCAGATATTGGTCAGGCAGAAGCCAAAGGGCCTCTTGCCCGCTCCAACTCAGTCAGTGTCAGTACCATCACGTTCAGCGCTCTCTTCCTCGGCATGGATGTCTTCTCCATCTGTAAAGACAGCATTAGTCTGGGCAAAGGCAGCGAGACTGAAATCTCTCAGTTCATCAGAGCCAGAGCTGCACTCTGGCGTTTGGAGATGGACTCATGGCAGAAGATACATGACTTCCTGTGTGAAGGTCAGCTGACATCAAAGGAAAACAAAGCTTTCCTGGAGATGCCATTTTAtccagagagggagatgaagaaactCGGAGAAACAGAAATGGAAATTCCATTTGATGAAGTGGATGAAAAGTGA